In the genome of Podospora pseudocomata strain CBS 415.72m chromosome 2 map unlocalized CBS415.72m_2.2, whole genome shotgun sequence, one region contains:
- a CDS encoding uncharacterized protein (COG:O; EggNog:ENOG503NUTJ; MEROPS:MER0032370) has translation MKSDRYPKWAELEAGDFGSDSRSRRRPARAKRVTLCVVFSCLLLSYLFFPISGAGYIPQRPPASKPQLPNSIEERVKHILSHTPLIDGHNDLAILLRAYYNNHIYNDNFTKPFTKGGLTGHVDIPRLRAGMNGGAFWSVFWPCPSNGSDFSDSSYGSIVTSTLSQIDLLHRLSSSHSETFSPIINISSPSALAAFRKNNQLISPLGIEGLHQIANSPSILRQYHSLGVRYATLTHNCPNKFADSALDTLPDDPRKVRIAPPVHHGLSAPYGVDLIREMNRLGMIIDLSHTSVDTMLDVLGGNPDKTNGSRAPVMFSHSSAFAVCPHPRNVPDRVLDLVRQNGGVVMVNFAPDFISCVEGGEGELPVFDGENATIEQVVRHVKYIGERIGWEHVGFGSDFDGIESVPKGLEDVSKYPDLVGKLLEEGVRDEDMKKVVGGNVLRVWGEVERVAREMQEKGEPVMEDELHSLW, from the exons ATGAAGTCGGACCGATACCCCAAGTGGGCCGAGCTCGAAGCCGGCGACTTCGGCTCCGATTCACGGTCACGTCGGAGGCCGGCAAGGGCGAAGAGAGTGACTTTGTGTGTTGTATTCTCATGCCTCTTACTTTCATATCTGTTTTTCCCCATAAGCGGTGCCGGGTATATTCCCCAGAGACCCCCCGCGTCAAAACCACAGCTGCCAAACAGCATTGAAGAGCGCGTCAAGCACATCTTGAGCCATACACCCTTGATTG ATGGACACAACGACCtggccatcctcctccgggCCTACTATAACAACCACATCTACAACGACAACTTCACCAAGCCCTTCACCAAAGGCGGTCTCACCGGCCATGTTGATATCCCCCGTCTCAGGGCCGGGATGAACGGCGGTGCTTTCTGGAGTGTATTCTGGCCCTGCCCGTCCAACGGTTCAGATTTCTCAGACTCCAGCTATGGTTCCA TCGTAACATCAACCCTCTCCCAaatcgacctcctccaccgcctctcctcctcccactcagaaaccttctcccccatcatcaacatctcctccccctccgctcTCGCCGCCTTCCGCAAAAACAACCAgctcatctcccccctcggcaTCGAAGGCCTCCACCAAATagccaactccccctccatcctccgccaaTACCACTCCCTCGGCGTCCGCTACGCAACCCTAACGCACAACTGCCCCAACAAATTCGCCGACTCCGCCCTCGACACTCTTCCAGACGACCCGAGAAAAGTCCGGATCGCACCCCCTGTTCACCACGGGCTTTCTGCGCCTTATGGTGTCGACCTCATCAGGGAGATGAACAGGCTAGGTATGATTATTGATTTATCTCACACTTCTGTTGATACCATGCTCGATGTCCTTGGTGGGAATCCAGACAAGACAAACGGGAGCAGGGCACCGGTTATGTTCAGCCATTCCTCTGCTTTCGCCGTCTGCCCTCACCCGAGGAATGTTCCTGATCGTGTGCTTGATCTGGTGAGGCAGAacgggggggtggtgatggtgaatttTGCGCCGGATTTCATTAGTTgtgttgagggtggggagggtgagttGCCggtttttgatggggagaaTGCGACCATTGAGCAGGTGGTGAGGCATGTCAAGTATATAGGGGAGCGGATTGGGTGGGAGCAtgtggggtttgggagtgACTTTGATGGGATTGAGAGTGTACCGAAAGGATTGGAGGATGTGAGCAAGTACCCTGATTTGGTTGGCAAGttgttggaagagggggtgagggatgaggatatgaagaaggtggtgggggggaatgtgttgagggtttggggggaggtggagagggttgcGAGGGAGATGCAAGAGAAAGGGGagccggtgatggaggatgagctgCATAGTTTGTGGTGA
- a CDS encoding uncharacterized protein (EggNog:ENOG503NUAG; COG:S), whose product MTAPINTPSTGAAKDAASARKRRRRAPAGGAADDCFTCAKRNVKCDRRRPYCSQCLEIGNECSGYKTQLTWGVGVASRGKLRGLSLPIAKAPPVNQAKTSLSSIKSPTTTTRSRTTSVTSNGQWPTEQDERAVRGDLEMGHGRSPSITIPPFHHHPYDMSHMSPTESAPPGWTHIPFSSSMPPVDGPRFPPPRSLHIPVSTPGDMMMHREMIHTPLDTMSEVDYMSPIAHSFPRDDVPQYIHSPIVYDGFHNHGSPVPQSPTGGIMIEQPRAPTSCPSLVYGPSEPASSLQSHMSHVESLEAQLSRKLPHECDVMAPGTPDLDTYGSSVQSHHGSFWATSNADEDSLSCSVNERTRAPWANSYPSQSPSPVLQMSPDLATKMPFFIDYYEKSMCPSMVFIDGPNNPFREHILGLANSSRSLQHAICALAACNLRMKRKLSLGQHSFDMREKSPVESPSDGQDQSLTEEYQHRNLAVRLLDEQLNDAEKSTQDSVLATILLLCHYRMAESGVAKFHTQFAGVKKILGMRRMSPYPPSRDSAWMEALFTYFDAISASVNDREAQLNTSFYGVLPDAQLLPPGAENLVGCDRELFRTIIKLGRLNLLSQQRPVQNLLASSPLPRANDTSRSASPLGAPFKSSPLLSGPDHHHSLFGGLPHPINSSVRFDGNGFGSTLDDNDHLGANSMQSPSSAYDDHRSAFWREWKEARIALQTWEFDSNRVRASLTGPPLPLPSLSSSPTSPGVGMGVGAGVNGTTPPPTATQIRDLNSLSEAFRYAALLYTERLASPHSSSTHNNFRNLVSQVVYYATSLEAGSSAEKFLLWPLFVAGSECVNELQQNIVRSKCREIMNRSGYMNNLAALEVLERLWAGEGVQVKDEYNRMRPGTAGQQQRGGPFNWIKCIGGNQEVEWIMF is encoded by the exons ATGACTGCACCAATCAACACGCCGTCGACAGGAGCAGCGAAGGATGCTGCCTCGGCCAGGAAGCGCAGAAGAAGAGCCCCCGCCGGCGGGGCCGCAGACGACTGCTTTACTTGCGCCAAGCGGAATGTGAAGTGTGATCGGAGGAGACCGTATTGCTCGCAGTGCTTGGAGATTGGTAACGAGTGCTCTGGCTACAAGACGCAGCTCACATGGGGTGTTGGCGTGGCCAGTCGGGGCAAGCTTCGCGGGTTGTCGCTGCCCATTGCAAAGGCACCACCAGTCAACCAAGCCAAGACGAGCCTTTCCAGCATCAAGTCACCAACGACCACGACACGCTCTCGGACGACCTCCGTCACTTCGAACGGTCAGTGGCCAACCGAGCAGGATGAGCGGGCAGTTCGCGGCGACCTGGAAATGGGCCACGGGCGGAGCCCCTCTATCACGATACCTccttttcaccaccacccttacGACATGTCGCACATGTCTCCTACCGAATCCGCGCCGCCGGGATGGACTCACATTCCCTTCTCGTCCAGCATGCCCCCAGTAGATGGTCCGAGGTTTCCTCCACCACGCAGTCTTCACATTCCTGTGTCGACTCCTGGTGACATGATGATGCACCGGGAAATGATCCACACTCCCCTGGACACCATGAGCGAGGTTGACTACATGTCTCCCATTGCTCACTCGTTTCCGAGAGACGACGTGCCGCAATACATCCACAGCCCTATTGTCTACGACGGATTCCACAATCACGGGTCGCCCGTTCCACAGAGCCCAACAGGTGGCATCATGATTGAGCAGCCCCGGGCACCAACCTCTTGCCCCAGCCTCGTATATGGTCCATCAGAACCCGCTTCGAGTCTTCAATCTCACATGTCTCATGTAGAGTCCTTGGAAGCCCAGCTCAGTCGCAAGCTCCCACATGAATGCGACGTCATGG CTCCTGGCACACCTGACTTGGACACGTACGGAAGCAGTGTCCAGTCTCACCACGGCTCTTTCTGGGCCACCTCGAACGCGGATGAGGATTCGCTCTCCTGCAGCGTCAATGAAAGGACCCGAGCCCCCTGGGCGAACTCATATCCTTCAcagtcaccatcacccgTCTTGCAGATGAGCCCAGATCTCGCCACCAAGATGCCATTCTTCATCGACTACTACGAGAAGTCCATGTGCCCTAGCATGGTGTTTATCGATggccccaacaaccccttccgAGAGCATATTCTTGGCCTTGCCAACAGCAGCCGGAGCTTGCAGCACGCCATCTGCGCGCTGGCCGCCTGCAACCTCAGGATGAAGCGCAAACTCAGTCTCGGTCAACACAGTTTCGACATGAGAGAGAAGAGTCCCGTGGAGAGCCCCTCGGATGGGCAAGATCAGTCATTGACTGAAGAATACCAACACAGAAACTTGGCAGTACGGTTACTTGACGAGCAGCTCAACGACGCGGAAAAGTCAACACAGGACTCCGTTTTGGCCACCATCTTGTTGCTCTGCCACTACAGAATGGCCGAGTCAGGGGTTGCCAAGTTTCACACACAGTTTGCCGGAGTCAAGAAGATTCTGGGCATGCGGCGGATGTCTCCTTACCCACCATCAAGAGACTCGGCCTGGATGGAGGCGCTCTTCACATACTTTGATGCCATCTCCGCCAGTGTTAACGACAGAGAAGCCCAGCTCAACACGAGCTTTTACGGTGTTCTCCCTGATGCACAGCTCCTCCCACCCGGAGCTGAGAACCTCGTCGGCTGCGACCGCGAGCTCTTCAGGACCATTATCAAACTTGGCCGACTTAACCTGCTTTCTCAGCAGCGGCCAGTCCAgaacctcctcgcctcctcgcCACTCCCCCGGGCAAATGATACCTCGCGTTCCGCCTCCCCGCTCGGTGCGCCATTCAAGtcatctcccctcctcagcggccccgaccaccaccacagcctctTTGGCGGccttccccaccccatcaacagcagcgTCCGCTTCGACGGCAACGGGTTTGGCTCCACCCTCGACGACAATGACCATCTCGGCGCCAACTCGATGcaatcaccctcctccgcctaCGATGACCACCGCAGCGCCTTCTGGCGCGAGTGGAAAGAGGCCCGCATCGCCCTCCAAACCTGGGAATTCGACTCCAACCGCGTCCGGGCCTCGCTCACCGGCCCGCCGCTCCCGCTTCcatccctctcttcctctcccacatcCCCAGGAGTAGGAATGGGAGTTGGCGCTGGTGTCAATGgcaccaccccacccccgacCGCGACTCAGATCCGGGATCTTAACTCCCTCTCCGAAGCCTTCCGGTATGCCGCGCTCTTGTACACCGAGCGTCTTGCCAGCcctcactcctcctccacccacaaCAACTTCCGCAACTTGGTCTCTCAGGTGGTCTACTACGCCACCAGCCTCGAAGCGGGTTCCTCCGCGGAGAAGTTTCTGCTCTGGCCGCTTTTTGTTGCGGGAAGCGAGTGCGTCAATGAGCTGCAGCAGAATATTGTCCGGTCCAAGTGCAGGGAGATTATGAACCGGAGCGGGtacatgaacaaccttgccgCGTTGGAAGTGCTTGAGCGGCTctgggctggggagggggtgcaaGTCAAGGATGAGTACAACAGGATGAGGCCGGGCACggcggggcagcagcagaggggCGGGCCGTTTAATTGGATCAAGTGTATTGGGGGGAATCAGGAGGTGGAGTGGATTATgttttga
- a CDS encoding uncharacterized protein (EggNog:ENOG503P4MB; COG:S) produces MPARANLRIPFAPSRTLFQQPRVTSYLPSHPLSPIADKPHHQRLHNRLSLRFHIPSSFFHTYSTLAPPLTMPKRKTTTTTTTKPTTTRQSKRTKTTTPSSPPSSHPTMSPLPKASSLFTPLPPSKTNRLLEPGPILLVSTGNPQTQTHNLMTLGFHTMISHSSPTLIGLTLGPWDHSYSLLSSSKECVLSIPNLTLAKTVVDIGNISSSDLPPSETKWDRFKLDPIQGEKVSCALVGGDGIIGNLECKVEDESLVKKYNFWVLRVVKGWVNEQNFRLDGTAVGTDKGKMMHHRGDGSFFVGGEEVLDLRGRMTKWRMLQD; encoded by the coding sequence ATGCCAGCAAGAGCAAACCTTCGCATCCCGTTCGCACCTTCCCGCACTCTCTTTCAACAACCAAGAGTGACGTCATACCTTCCATCTCACCCCCTATCCCCTATCGCCGAcaagcctcaccaccaacgactTCACAATCGCCTTTCACTTCGATTTCAtataccctcctccttcttccacacATATTCAACTCTAGCACCCCCTCTCACCATGCCAAAAcgcaaaaccaccaccaccaccactaccaaaccaaccaccacccgccagTCCAAACGaaccaaaacaaccaccccctcatcacccccatcatctcaccCCACCatgtcccccctcccaaaagcctcctccctcttcacccccctccctccctcaaaaaccaaccgcctcctcgaACCAggccccatcctcctcgtctcaaCCGGtaacccccaaacccaaacccacaACCTAATGACCCTAGGCTTCCACACCATGatctcccactcctcccccaccctcatAGGCCTAACCCTCGGCCCCTGGGACCATTCctactccctcctctcctcgtcaaaaGAATGcgtcctctccatcccaaacctcaccctcgccaaaACCGTCGTCGACATCGGCAACATCTCCTCTtccgacctccccccctccgaaACAAAATGGGACCGTTTCAAACTAGACCCCATCCAAGGAGAAAAGGTTTCCTGCGCGCTCGTCGGAGGTGACGGCATAATCGGGAATTTAGAGTGCAAAGTGGAGGATGAGTCGCTGGTGAAGAAATACAACTTTTGGGTTTTGAGGGTTGTCAAAGGGTGGGTGAATGAGCAGAACTTTAGGCTGGATGGGACAGCGGTCGGGACGGACAAGGGGAAGATGATGCACCATAGGGGCGATGGGagtttttttgttggtggggaagaggtgCTGGATTTGAGGGGACGGATGACAAAGTGGAGGATGTTGCAGGATTAA
- the rga8 gene encoding Rho-GTPase-activating protein 8 (COG:Z; BUSCO:EOG09261C0G; EggNog:ENOG503NY2Z): MPGFADSFWSNDYAAGLGVLFGKLQQGVVENRQLLTIARMRAEAEEIYGNKLSDIAPTVDKVQGGFNRDDGASVRKAYEGVRTEMEEAAKNHKKIAQNIRDLVVNPFGRWCEAHESRIQDSQDELQSRIKAHDKQADLCKKLRSTYFNKCRLLEDLEEENKLAFQDPETSPKTGQDIPEIKVEPEIAEEEEPYEIGDETYTPDQVKKILEHMLNTIKMGETKVPILGTYQNTSAGTDIVEYLQRHMGSSSVSYAERIGQDLVTHGFLRLVGNVGNTFANSSKMHYQWRPKAFEMSGVPEKKSISRAFSMPTSGSDGSDSPVVGTVTEYLAKWDVLNTSRPNETPAERMRREAREADEKYKASVLKLDEMRCELEEAIFLHLKFLERCELDRLKAIKTVVLDFSGTISNVIPSLQATVDNMMLFQETVQPLGDLRYLLENYRTGSFAPKVVTYENYYNKVDDQTFGVDLEARARADRKRVPIIVTTLLTYLDHHYPDLEGDEARRGVWLHEVPLSQTHKLRALVNNGKPPALETFADFDIPTVASLLKLYLLELPDSLVSSHVYEIIRTIYTTPTGNDSDAARVPILQQTLSQLRLTNIATLDACMNHFTRLIDLTSADEEYIVKLATSLAPCVLRPRTETSLTMEEKHAYRLVRDLFAHKDAIFNELKRLSTNNASGSLRANPGGRPRAISTDESNRKAHMEERNRVLLEKAQGSRSRATSPAPGPRGHARDKSVGRPETRFPISTGLSSPTQAHRKRQSMGPVLPKRTSLEVPDDASMGLSHPADGNFLGGALPIVPQVQQVAQQDSEAVLEKRNSLGRSGARFSSGRRVTPASNRTETPPPSSNENINKRESSGSNGAQRGVALVDAPMDY; the protein is encoded by the exons ATGCCCGGTTTCGCAGACTCGTTCTGGTCGAATGACTACGCCGCAG GACTGGGTGTCCTGTTCGGCAAGCTTCAACAAGGTGTCGTCGAGAACCGCCAGCTTCTAACCATTGCTCGAATGCGCGCCGAGGCCGAAGAGATCTACGGAAACAAGCTATCCGACATCGCCCCAACCGTCGACAAGGTCCAGGGAGGGTTCAACCGCGACGATGGCGCCAGCGTGCGAAAGGCCTATGAAGGTGTGCGGACCGAGATGGAGGAAGCGGCCAAGAATCACAAGAAGATTGCACAGAATATTCGCGACCTGGTTGTGAACCCTTTTGGCCGCTGGTGCGAGGCTCACGAATCCCGGATACAAGATTCGCAAGATGAGCTGCAGTCTCGAATCAAGGCGCACGACAAGCAGGCCGACCTTTGCAAAAAGCTCCGAAGCACCTATTTCAACAAGTGCCGACTACTCGAagacttggaggaggagaataaGCTGGCGTTCCAAGACCCCGAAACAAGCCCCAAAACTGGCCAAGATATCCCTGAAATCAAGGTCGAACCCGAgattgccgaggaggaggagccctACGAGATCGGCGACGAGACTTATACCCCCGACCAAGTCAAGAAGATCCTCGAGCACATGCTGAATACGATCAAGATGGGCGAGACCAAGGTCCCCATTCTCGGCACATATCAAAACACGTCTGCGGGAACCGATATTGTCGAGTATCTTCAACGGCACATGGGAAGCTCAAGCGTGAGCTATGCCGAGAGAATCGGCCAGGATTTGGTAACGCACGGCTTCCTGAGACTGGTTGGTAATGTTGGCAACACGTTCGCCAATAGCTCAAAGATGCACTACCAATGGCGGCCCAAGGCTTTCGAGATGTCTGGTGTGCCAGAAAAGAAGTCGATTTCAAGAGCCTTCTCCATGCCCACCTCTGGGTCTGATGGTTCTGACTCGCCTGTGGTTGGCACTGTTACTGAATATCTCGCCAAGTGGGATGTGCTCAACACTTCCAGGCCGAACGAGACGCCAGCTGAGCGTATGCGCCGGGAGGCCCGGGAGGCGGACGAAAAGTACAAGGCCAGTGTTCTGAAGCTGGATGAAATGAGGtgcgagctggaggaggccatcttcCTACATCTCAAGTTTCTTGAGCGCTGCGAACTGGATAggctcaaggccatcaagaCAGTTGTGTTGGACTTCTCGGGCACTATCAGCAACGTTATTCCTAGCCTCCAGGCCACCGTGGATAACATGATGCTGTTCCAGGAAACAGTGCAGCCGCTTGGCGACTTGCGCTATCTCTTGGAGAACTACCGCACCGGTAGCTTTGCTCCCAAGGTTGTAACGTACGAGAACTACTACAACAAGGTGGATGACCAGACCTTTGGTGTGGATCTCGAGGCCCGAGCCAGGGCTGACAGAAAGCGTGTGCCTATTATCGTTACAACGCTGCTTACCTACTTGGATCATCACTATCCAGACCTCGAGGGCGATGAGGCCCGGAGAGGGGTGTGGCTCCACGAGGTTCCCTTGTCTCAAACGCACAAGTTGAGAGCTTTGGTCAACAATGGCAAGCCGCCTGCGTTGGAAACCTTTGCCGATTTTGACATCCCGACTGTTGCCAGCCTGTTGAAATTATACCTTCTTGAGCTTCCAG ATTCTTTGGTTTCTTCGCACGTATATGAAATTATTAGAACCATCTATACTACCCCCACCGGCAACGACAGCGATGCCGCCCGCGTGCCCATCCTCCAGCAGACACTGTCTCAATTGAGGCTCACTAATATTGCCACACTGGATGCCTGCATGAACCACTTCACCCGCCTGATCGACCTGACCTCTGCCGATGAGGAGTACATCGTCAAGCTCGCTACTTCCTTGGCCCCTTGCGTGCTTCGCCCTCGCACCGAAACCTCGCTTAccatggaggagaagcatgCCTACCGCTTGGTCCGTGACTTGTTTGCCCATAAGGACGCCATCTTCAACGAACTCAAGCGTCTCTCTACCAATAACGCGTCTGGATCCCTCCGCGCCAACCCAGGTGGCCGCCCACGAGCCATCTCCACCGACGAAAGCAACCGCAAAGCCCACATGGAGGAGCGCAACCGTGTGCTCCTTGAAAAGGCACAGGGCAGCAGATCTCGTGCTACCTCTCCGGCTCCTGGCCCACGTGGCCATGCCCGTGATAAGTCGGTGGGCAGACCAGAGACTCGCTTCCCCATCTCGACTGGTCTTTCCAGCCCAACACAGGCTCACAGGAAACGGCAGAGCATGGGCCCTGTGCTCCCCAAGAGGACAAGCCTCGAGGTGCCGGACGATGCGAGCATGGGGCTTAGCCACCCCGCTGATGGTAACTTTTTAGGGGGTGCCCTCCCCATTGTGCCTCAGGTGCAGCAGGTAGCGCAGCAGGATAGCGAGGCcgtgttggagaagaggaacaGCCTCGGGAGAAGCGGTGCCCGGTTCTcctcggggaggagggtaaCGCCTGCTTCGAACAGGACCGAGACGCCACCTCCGAGCAGCAATGAGAATATtaacaagagagagagcagtGGAAGTAATGGGGCGCAGAGGGGCGTTGCGTTGGTGGATGCGCCGATGGATTATTAA
- a CDS encoding uncharacterized protein (COG:A; EggNog:ENOG503NTZM) yields the protein MRTFQSRPERDLPYSDEFSSAEEYIESLLDFTTNSETFRFLCGGVHILDFFTTEPGVFVAAVPKEWQAFLLEKEPMVLLDFLMRDDLSSLSPNRGPGSPPESLVRYVKDIRKHSLRRSFQPSKPKLPILPRSVALGMKTKKVHEVTHFAGYIDRLAEDIAETRGKDLTHFVDFGSGQNYLGRTLASPPYNKHIVAVESKEANMAGAKDLDILSGLAEKEKRVRNKKLYHRILEATDPSQHNDEEALKRVARELGVTDEELATIDLRSRKEMQATYTVEEGKGTIEYVVGRLEHADLTGVLSQLRGCEEEVDQDKLAMMAVSIHSCGNLSHYGIRSMVLNPCIHAVAIVGCCYNLMTEKLGPPTFKPPFGRPSLQPINARVAREAEKRDPQGFPMSEQVSTYNDDGVRLNITARMMACQAPQNWTEQESSGFFTRHFYRAVLQKMFLDRGVISRIYHGEETDKSVFNTSTNPVVIGSLRKQCYTSFAAYVRGAIAKLTTNSEFNQYNEVITEKMGNITDEEIARYEDEFRDRKRELSAVWSLMAFSACVVESLIVTDRYLFLREHSDIVQDCWVETVFDYRESPRNLVVVGIKR from the coding sequence ATGAGAACATTTCAATCACGACCAGAGAGGGACCTCCCCTACTCGGATGAGTTCTCCTCTGCCGAGGAATACATCGAGAGCCTCCTCgacttcaccaccaactcagAGACCTTTCGCTTCCTCTGCGGTGGTGTTCACATATTGGACTTTTTCACAACCGAACCCGGCGTCTTCGTTGCAGCTGTGCCCAAGGAATGGCAAGCTTTTCTTCTGGAGAAGGAGCCAATGGTTCTTCTCGATTTTCTCATGCGGGACGACCTGTCATCTCTCTCACCCAACCGTGGCCCCGGCTCACCTCCCGAGTCGCTTGTTCGCTATGTCAAGGACATCAGAAAACATTCGTTGAGACGGTCATTTCAGCCTAGCAAGCCCAAGCTCCCCATACTGCCCCGATCAGTCGCCCTTGGTATGAAGACAAAAAAGGTTCACGAAGTGACCCATTTTGCAGGGTACATCGACAGGCTGGCCGAGGACATTGCTGAGACCCGGGGCAAGGACCTGACTCACTTTGTCGACTTTGGCTCTGGTCAGAACTACTTGGGTCGTACTCTTGCAAGTCCACCTTACAACAAGCACATTGTAGCAGTGGAGAGCAAAGAAGCCAACATGGCTGGCGCCAAGGACCTCGATATCCTGTCAGGCttggccgagaaggagaagcgaGTTCGGAACAAGAAGCTCTACCACCGGATTCTAGAGGCCACGGATCCGTCTCAGCATAACGACGAGGAGGCCTTGAAGCGGGTCGCAAGAGAACTCGGCGTGACAGACGAGGAGCTTGCCACGATCGATCTCAGATCACGCAAGGAGATGCAGGCCACGTATACcgtcgaggaggggaagggaacCATCGAGTATGTCGTCGGGCGCCTTGAGCACGCCGACCTGACTGGTGTTCTTTCGCAGCTGAGGGGttgcgaggaggaggttgaccaAGACAAGCTCGCTATGATGGCGGTATCCATCCACTCTTGCGGGAACCTCTCGCATTATGGTATTCGTTCCATGGTGCTGAACCCATGCATCCACGCCGTAGCCATTGTGGGCTGCTGTTACAACCTGATGACGGAGAAGTTGGGTCCCCCTACTTTCAAGCCCCCGTTCGGTCGACCAAGTCTGCAGCCCATCAATGCTCGAGTTGCACGAGAAGCAGAGAAGCGAGACCCCCAGGGCTTCCCCATGAGCGAGCAGGTGTCCACTTACAATGATGACGGGGTTCGACTGAATATCACCGCCCGCATGATGGCGTGTCAAGCGCCTCAAAACTGGACTGAGCAGGAAAGCAGCGGCTTCTTTACCCGCCATTTCTACCGTGCGGTCCTCCAAAAGATGTTTCTGGACAGGGGCGTCATCTCGCGGATCTATCATGGTGAAGAAACTGACAAGAGTGTCTTTAACACAAGCACCAACCCGGTGGTAATCGGGTCCTTGAGGAAGCAGTGCTATACCTCATTCGCTGCATATGTCCGTGGAGCAATTGCGAAGCTGACCACCAACTCCGAGTTCAACCAATACAACGAGGTCATTACAGAGAAGATGGGGAACATCACGGACGAGGAAATTGCTCGATATGAGGACGAGTTCCGAGATCGGAAGAGAGAGCTCAGCGCCGTATGGAGCTTGATGGCCTTCAGCGCATGCGTCGTAGAATCCCTGATTGTCACTGACCGTTATCTCTTCTTGCGCGAGCACTCCGATATCGTCCAAGACTGCTGGGTCGAGACGGTTTTCGATTACCGCGAGAGTCCCCGCAacctggtggtggttggcatCAAGAGGTAA
- a CDS encoding uncharacterized protein (EggNog:ENOG503P3ZS; COG:J), translating into MVSLFGVNFHEAKLVQKALQHFYALGPQTATRIMAKHSIHPRAKIGTLSPKTVTALTAELSTMVIESDARKIIQDNIKRLRDMGTYRGRRHAMNLPVRGQRTRNQNMTAIKLNRVERKG; encoded by the exons ATG GTGTCCCTATTCGGTGTCAATTTCCACGAGGCCAAGCTTGTCCAG AAAGCCCTCCAACACTTCTATGCCCTCGGTCCTCAGACTGCGACCCGGATCATGGCCAAGCACTCCATCCACCCCAGAGCCAAGATTGGCACGCTGTCGCCCAAGACCGTCACAGCCCTGACAGCCGAGTTATCAACCATGGTGATAGAAAGCGATGCGCGAAAGATTATCCAGGATAACATCAAACGGTTACGTGACATGGGAACATACCGCGGCAGAAGACACGCCATGAACCTGCCCGTCCGCGGCCAACGGACAAGAAACCAGAACATGACCGccatcaagctcaacagAGTCGAGCGCAAGGGGTAG